In Novipirellula galeiformis, one DNA window encodes the following:
- a CDS encoding Ig-like domain-containing protein, giving the protein MRRNSEIHSNHSESRSNGVTESKTGRRGILRDLMTHFRSGNGAPVSAKRGRLLLESLEQRQLMAGDVQMMYTDGSSTASSDSVAAQTAASQTAAADTGLSRAAEGESTADLVQFAKDLKDAGVIFYGAHWCPACTEQKQMFEDGAKELPFIEVTQADRTPSQLAITEGIESYPTWEFPDGSRLVGTQSLETLSTKSGVAIPQGETPSFQSVGNKTVQIGAPLHVPINAYDPDGGPLTVTVSVENPALLEAVVLSGNRSIRFDMEGYGDMVFELFEDRAPTATGRVIELANQGFYDGLIFHRVIDQFMIQGGDPTGTGTGGSTLGDFDDDFHPDLVHTGSGVLSFAKSGDDTNDSQFFITEVPTRHLDFNHSVFGQLVEGEDVREAISNHATGTNDKPTSTIRISSIDVFNDIENSVVMLKAKATGTTNVTYTVTDAQGRSYSETSTVSVVADSANSQPFLNEITDPASVPSGTAATLQLSSVDVEGDAVTYFATSQNANAATATVNPTTGVVTVTPNAGFVGTVPVLVGVRAGAGVTGNASTDRDEQLVIFTFGSGDTLATPTGVDLAAVSDVGISNSDNITSAGTMSFIVSGVTSGATVELVNTATNTVIGVGAATGSTVTITTNNIAALGDGTYNIAARQHRDGVTSARSAALSVVYDTSAPASVIHTAATQANVGRVFRTDLISSEEGAGLVYKLTTAPAGATINAATGEIVWTPTTAQTGGNTFTLELTDAAGNTRTESFSVDVLGEPLAEIKLTLTDLQGQPITAVQIGQEFNLNMIGVDARTGDDLDGIFAAFADILYNSNLIRPVPGTSIQFSERFSTVRKGALADGLIDELGAATDRLTPSQLVDSLIATIRMEAIASGSVNIRSEPADAADSEVLLYGNDNQIPAEAVAYGSVQLAIGQNFTVADDTITVAEDSGVSFVDVLANDNVLVNGGTLSLVSVTQPTRGAAVSIQSGKVALLLDDNFNGDFEFTYRVRDSQGIQEDATVTVTVTPVNDPPSAADDTFNVDQGSSATPLDVLLNDSIAPDTGESLRVSAVGTSANGATITISQNGQSVLYTPPANFVGSDTFTYTVTDGSLTDQATVSIVVAPADPPPTAVADSFTVVEDAAEALFDVLVNDTRDASNEEFTIIAVGTPDQGGAVRANSDGSQIYYKPAANFNGTEKVTYTIRDSGGGIAVGTVTFTVTSVNDAPPIANPTFHSSRGAGEKAVFTLSDLPANVDSGETLTFSNLGTPTAGGSVRINAATGTIFYTPPSDTFSGTDTFTYTVNDGTGLTRSGTITIEVSEFTERDLYLNFLAADISPDQINGIVLKGTDATNNTVEVPLSFTGSKPSFQNIMPGNYVVEIPAIPFFGNGSTAQQLSVTSAAEDGDTTIDVSIGQLLPQFISIRDWLGSTPKKSLLVAVQPGQPSALLVPTAAATNITNPVVTLDATSESIKVSGTKTTTDASTGAVSTSAVEASLPTNSDPRVQMRGESGGMRLYRISIEEADVTFTPASTTANGSSSAAAQGEFIETSPAASTVGAVQADAGTMAVNSVSQTDVFVPVAEGEATRSDATVMPLSGGDVWVGESLGRSRLASSASTPSNESVVDNAMTQVATELTRSSQSGETIAEEGLGANLLSDHAIDAALTGEL; this is encoded by the coding sequence ATGCGACGCAACTCCGAGATCCACTCGAATCACTCCGAGAGCCGCTCGAATGGCGTAACCGAATCGAAAACGGGTCGTCGCGGGATTTTGCGTGACTTGATGACCCATTTTCGCTCTGGTAACGGAGCCCCGGTATCGGCAAAGCGGGGTCGTTTGTTGCTCGAATCGCTCGAACAGCGTCAATTGATGGCTGGCGACGTGCAGATGATGTATACCGATGGTTCATCCACCGCGTCATCTGACAGCGTTGCAGCACAGACGGCGGCAAGCCAAACCGCCGCGGCCGATACCGGGCTGTCGCGAGCGGCTGAAGGGGAATCGACTGCCGATCTGGTTCAGTTCGCGAAAGACTTGAAAGACGCTGGGGTGATTTTCTACGGCGCCCATTGGTGTCCGGCGTGTACCGAACAGAAGCAGATGTTCGAGGACGGGGCCAAGGAGTTGCCATTCATCGAGGTCACTCAGGCTGATCGCACCCCTTCTCAGTTGGCGATCACCGAAGGCATCGAGAGCTATCCGACTTGGGAGTTTCCCGATGGCTCTCGCTTGGTGGGAACGCAATCGTTGGAGACACTCAGTACGAAGAGTGGCGTCGCGATCCCGCAAGGGGAAACGCCGTCGTTTCAATCGGTCGGCAACAAGACGGTCCAGATCGGGGCTCCGTTACATGTGCCGATCAACGCCTACGATCCTGATGGAGGTCCGTTGACGGTGACCGTCAGCGTCGAGAACCCCGCCTTGCTCGAAGCCGTGGTGCTGAGCGGGAACCGTTCGATTCGCTTCGATATGGAAGGCTATGGCGACATGGTGTTCGAGTTATTCGAAGATCGTGCCCCCACAGCGACCGGCCGCGTGATCGAGCTTGCCAATCAAGGGTTCTATGATGGCCTCATTTTTCATCGCGTGATCGACCAATTCATGATTCAAGGGGGAGATCCCACCGGTACTGGTACTGGAGGCTCGACGCTGGGCGATTTTGATGACGATTTCCACCCCGACCTAGTCCATACCGGTTCGGGCGTTTTGTCCTTTGCCAAATCGGGTGACGACACTAACGATTCCCAATTCTTTATTACCGAGGTGCCCACCCGTCACCTCGATTTCAATCACAGTGTGTTTGGGCAACTGGTCGAGGGCGAGGATGTTCGTGAAGCGATTAGCAATCACGCCACGGGCACCAACGACAAACCGACGTCGACCATTCGCATCTCGAGTATCGATGTTTTTAACGACATCGAAAATTCGGTGGTGATGCTGAAAGCCAAAGCGACTGGCACAACCAACGTGACTTATACGGTCACCGATGCGCAAGGACGCAGCTATTCGGAAACGAGCACGGTCAGCGTGGTTGCCGACAGTGCGAACAGCCAACCCTTTTTGAACGAGATTACCGATCCCGCGAGTGTTCCGAGCGGAACGGCCGCCACGCTGCAACTTTCGAGTGTGGATGTGGAAGGGGATGCGGTCACGTACTTTGCCACCTCGCAAAACGCGAATGCCGCGACCGCGACGGTCAACCCGACCACGGGCGTGGTCACGGTGACACCGAATGCCGGTTTTGTGGGCACCGTCCCGGTTCTCGTGGGGGTGCGTGCGGGGGCCGGCGTTACCGGCAACGCGTCGACGGATCGTGACGAGCAACTGGTGATCTTCACGTTTGGCAGTGGCGACACATTGGCAACGCCGACAGGGGTGGATTTGGCGGCGGTGAGTGACGTCGGAATCAGCAATTCCGATAACATCACCAGCGCCGGGACCATGTCGTTCATCGTATCCGGAGTGACTTCGGGGGCGACGGTTGAGCTCGTCAACACGGCGACCAACACCGTCATCGGCGTGGGCGCGGCGACGGGATCGACGGTCACCATCACGACAAACAATATCGCCGCACTCGGTGATGGCACCTACAACATCGCGGCGCGTCAACATCGCGATGGAGTGACTAGCGCTCGCTCTGCGGCGCTAAGCGTCGTTTACGATACGAGCGCGCCGGCATCGGTGATCCACACGGCGGCCACCCAAGCGAATGTCGGTCGCGTATTCCGTACCGACTTGATCAGCAGCGAAGAAGGCGCCGGGCTGGTCTACAAGCTGACCACGGCGCCGGCCGGTGCGACGATCAATGCTGCCACCGGCGAAATCGTTTGGACGCCGACGACGGCGCAAACCGGCGGCAATACGTTTACGCTCGAATTGACCGACGCGGCGGGCAATACACGTACGGAATCCTTCTCCGTCGACGTCTTGGGAGAACCGCTCGCGGAAATCAAATTGACCCTCACCGACTTGCAGGGCCAACCGATCACCGCGGTCCAAATTGGGCAAGAGTTCAATCTGAACATGATCGGCGTCGATGCTCGTACAGGCGACGATCTCGATGGGATTTTTGCCGCCTTTGCTGACATCTTATACAACAGCAACTTAATTCGGCCGGTGCCGGGAACGTCGATCCAGTTCAGTGAGCGATTCTCAACGGTTCGCAAGGGCGCGTTGGCCGACGGATTGATCGATGAACTCGGTGCGGCCACGGATCGATTGACCCCCAGTCAATTGGTCGACAGCTTGATCGCAACAATTCGGATGGAAGCGATTGCCAGCGGTTCGGTGAATATTCGCTCCGAACCGGCCGATGCGGCCGATAGCGAAGTCTTGTTGTACGGCAACGACAATCAAATTCCAGCCGAAGCGGTAGCCTACGGCAGCGTCCAACTTGCCATCGGCCAAAACTTTACCGTCGCCGATGACACCATCACCGTTGCGGAAGATTCCGGTGTGTCGTTTGTCGATGTGTTGGCCAACGACAATGTGCTGGTCAACGGAGGAACGCTCAGTTTGGTCTCGGTGACTCAGCCGACTCGAGGTGCAGCCGTTAGCATCCAAAGTGGCAAGGTCGCCTTATTGTTAGACGACAACTTCAACGGTGACTTTGAATTCACCTACCGTGTCCGCGATTCACAGGGCATTCAAGAAGATGCCACGGTGACGGTGACGGTCACTCCAGTAAACGATCCACCCTCGGCAGCGGATGACACGTTCAACGTGGATCAAGGGTCGTCGGCTACTCCGCTCGACGTTCTGTTAAACGATTCGATTGCTCCCGATACCGGTGAATCGCTACGCGTCTCGGCCGTCGGAACGTCCGCTAACGGGGCAACGATTACGATTTCGCAAAATGGCCAATCGGTCCTCTACACTCCGCCAGCGAATTTTGTCGGTAGTGACACCTTCACCTACACCGTCACCGATGGTTCGTTGACCGATCAAGCGACCGTGTCGATCGTCGTTGCACCGGCGGATCCACCGCCCACGGCCGTCGCGGATAGCTTCACCGTCGTCGAGGACGCCGCCGAAGCCTTGTTCGATGTGCTGGTCAATGACACGCGGGATGCATCGAACGAAGAATTCACGATCATTGCAGTCGGAACGCCTGATCAGGGTGGCGCGGTGCGAGCGAACAGCGATGGAAGTCAGATTTACTATAAGCCAGCCGCTAATTTCAACGGCACCGAGAAGGTCACCTACACGATTCGCGATTCCGGCGGCGGGATTGCGGTCGGCACCGTGACGTTTACGGTGACCTCCGTGAACGACGCTCCGCCGATCGCCAATCCCACCTTCCATTCGAGTCGCGGTGCGGGCGAGAAAGCGGTTTTCACGCTCAGCGATTTGCCTGCTAACGTGGACAGTGGGGAAACGTTGACCTTCTCGAATCTGGGAACACCGACGGCGGGAGGCAGCGTTCGGATCAATGCAGCCACCGGCACCATCTTCTACACGCCTCCGTCGGACACCTTCTCGGGAACCGACACCTTTACTTACACCGTCAACGATGGCACCGGATTGACCCGCAGCGGAACGATCACCATCGAGGTTTCCGAATTCACCGAACGGGATTTGTACCTGAACTTTTTGGCTGCGGATATCAGTCCCGACCAGATCAACGGGATCGTGCTAAAGGGAACCGACGCGACGAACAACACGGTCGAAGTGCCGTTGTCGTTCACAGGATCCAAGCCATCGTTCCAGAATATTATGCCAGGCAATTACGTTGTCGAGATTCCGGCGATTCCGTTCTTTGGCAATGGCAGCACCGCTCAGCAACTTTCGGTGACGAGCGCAGCGGAGGATGGCGACACGACGATCGATGTCTCGATCGGACAACTCTTGCCCCAATTCATTTCCATCCGCGATTGGCTGGGGTCGACGCCAAAGAAATCCTTGTTAGTGGCGGTCCAACCGGGGCAACCCAGTGCGTTGTTGGTGCCCACTGCGGCTGCGACCAACATCACCAATCCCGTCGTGACGCTCGATGCGACCAGCGAGAGCATCAAGGTCAGCGGTACAAAAACGACCACCGATGCGTCCACCGGCGCCGTCAGCACTTCGGCCGTGGAAGCTTCGCTGCCGACGAACTCCGATCCACGCGTGCAAATGCGTGGCGAAAGTGGCGGCATGCGGTTGTACCGAATTAGCATCGAAGAAGCGGACGTCACCTTCACCCCAGCGAGCACCACGGCCAACGGATCCTCTAGTGCGGCCGCTCAAGGTGAGTTCATTGAAACTAGCCCCGCGGCGTCAACGGTGGGGGCGGTGCAAGCCGACGCAGGGACGATGGCGGTCAATTCCGTCTCCCAAACCGATGTCTTTGTTCCAGTTGCCGAAGGGGAGGCGACGCGAAGTGATGCCACGGTGATGCCGTTAAGCGGAGGAGACGTTTGGGTGGGCGAAAGTCTAGGGCGTTCGCGATTGGCAAGTTCCGCTTCCACCCCTTCCAACGAGAGTGTCGTGGACAACGCGATGACTCAAGTCGCCACGGAACTGACGCGAAGCTCCCAGTCGGGTGAGACGATTGCTGAAGAAGGGCTAGGGGCCAATCTGCTAAGCGACCACGCGATCGACGCCGCCCTCACAGGCGAATTGTAG